In Natronococcus occultus SP4, the following proteins share a genomic window:
- a CDS encoding coiled-coil domain-containing protein, which yields MVELPERDVEVLSLVAEYEPARASTLAEAVHWAESNGDINYRLSKLEGDGLIRREEVEDPRYPLNPKESWITQEGHDELADPSQNRPQTLEDRVEWVEKQTGTMQKTYGEVKERIVESEDDIDDLREDIEKLDREVDEISLKLDRLIDAVENT from the coding sequence ATGGTTGAACTGCCAGAAAGAGACGTTGAGGTACTGTCGCTTGTCGCAGAGTACGAACCAGCACGAGCATCAACACTCGCAGAAGCAGTCCACTGGGCTGAATCGAATGGTGATATCAACTACCGTCTGTCGAAACTCGAAGGTGACGGGTTGATCCGGCGTGAAGAAGTCGAAGACCCACGCTACCCACTCAACCCAAAAGAAAGCTGGATCACACAGGAAGGCCACGACGAGTTAGCAGACCCATCGCAGAACCGGCCGCAGACATTAGAAGATCGTGTGGAATGGGTTGAGAAGCAGACCGGAACGATGCAGAAGACGTACGGTGAAGTCAAAGAACGCATCGTTGAGAGTGAAGACGACATAGACGACTTGAGAGAAGACATCGAAAAGTTAGATCGCGAAGTTGACGAGATATCATTGAAACTCGATCGACTCATCGACGCGGTCGAAAACACGTGA
- a CDS encoding DUF2971 domain-containing protein, translated as MPSEKVGFVDFPEEDSTIWKYMDLPQFVSLVEDEFLYFSRIDRFDDPFEGSLTQENLKYRNLRKGSDTAEEPIGQYRKSLNQELTKYTYADCWHLNDGESMAMWDLYTTRGYGIAITTTIKQYVEMISECQSKVYVGAVDYIDYQEDHIPRYNTLAPVFHKRRSFEHENEFRGVVQDLPYFLKAAECHGNAEMLESDIENFDTEFPPGVSIDVNVDQLINQIYIAPDTPSWQASVVETITESFSNLQHDITHSSLEENPVY; from the coding sequence ATGCCCAGTGAAAAGGTTGGATTTGTAGACTTCCCCGAAGAGGACTCAACTATTTGGAAATATATGGATCTCCCTCAATTTGTATCCCTGGTAGAGGACGAGTTCTTGTATTTCTCTCGTATTGATAGGTTTGATGATCCGTTTGAAGGTTCACTCACTCAGGAAAATCTAAAATATAGAAATCTTCGAAAGGGATCAGATACCGCCGAAGAGCCAATTGGACAATACAGAAAGAGCCTAAACCAGGAATTGACTAAATACACATATGCTGATTGTTGGCATCTGAATGACGGCGAATCAATGGCTATGTGGGATTTGTACACCACACGTGGCTATGGAATTGCCATTACTACAACAATCAAACAATATGTCGAAATGATCTCAGAGTGTCAATCTAAAGTCTACGTGGGGGCAGTAGATTACATTGATTACCAAGAAGATCATATTCCAAGGTACAATACTTTGGCACCCGTTTTCCATAAACGAAGAAGTTTCGAACATGAAAACGAATTCCGTGGGGTAGTACAGGATCTGCCGTATTTTTTGAAGGCTGCAGAGTGCCACGGAAACGCTGAGATGTTAGAATCTGACATTGAGAACTTCGACACAGAGTTTCCTCCAGGGGTTTCGATCGATGTTAACGTTGATCAACTTATTAATCAAATCTACATCGCTCCTGACACGCCTTCGTGGCAAGCATCAGTAGTTGAAACTATTACTGAATCGTTTAGTAATCTCCAACACGATATCACTCATTCGTCCCTTGAGGAAAATCCAGTTTACTAA
- a CDS encoding DNA primase family protein has protein sequence MEGSYPEHDTVDVVNPDDNSIDSREDIEAILEAVSNEVELIDEFLYTEKNMNTTWFPSALVAQLIAPWMHWEWANVSAALSMIDAQKYGDTLTESEERRVHLAYRKAEDGNYGDLITECESVEAINATVNDAAERLDRNASDYIVHDDDPGEKFTERRGMTLSMRVRKDILEQWKPNKYARSEEVDGPTLDKGDAVQMMVGVLEDHWDYVMPAGDVKDWRPRLHVFNEARGIYEPRGEEQVRGLMEHLMQSESTTAMVDEVVKKLKRRNLVRVRQLEQREPGPFRIAVGNGVLDLRTGELDDYTADEYHRASIDVNYHPTAECGEIDEFMHDVMEDDDVPTMYRAIAHTLLKEYVSAKALLLVGEGKNGKSRLLELVEMFIGEHNVSGRSLQDLTSDQYAASDLQGALANINGDMSEQQVRNTSTFKKLTGGDRITGDIKWEKPVKFENHATLIFASNGVPEMPDNDMALWRRWIYINFPYKFGPDGDKEAVPRRKLMRRIASDDQFEGLLARCVEEIGEWWESGRDFFPNVDTPTEVRERMLKASDPVYAFASDCLDSVNPEDVDELSDAMERTERVRKAYSLYASEENLPNISAERFGSKIKSLSDYAVERRRTTALSDGPNREPAYTGIRLNQRGHELVEYDEMNEGDVRNASLKDEYEIPERIGTAHRDQVKQYIEENPEATVEDVREDLFISKAAIDELEVVVDRWGDG, from the coding sequence ATGGAAGGCTCCTACCCAGAGCACGACACAGTTGACGTCGTCAATCCAGACGACAACAGTATAGATTCACGCGAAGATATCGAAGCTATCCTTGAAGCAGTCAGCAATGAAGTTGAACTAATCGACGAGTTCCTTTACACTGAGAAGAATATGAACACGACGTGGTTCCCATCAGCTCTCGTGGCGCAGTTAATCGCGCCGTGGATGCATTGGGAATGGGCTAACGTCAGTGCTGCATTGTCTATGATAGACGCGCAGAAGTACGGTGACACGTTAACTGAAAGTGAAGAACGACGAGTGCATTTGGCGTACAGGAAAGCTGAAGACGGCAATTATGGTGATTTGATTACGGAGTGTGAAAGCGTCGAAGCGATTAACGCGACTGTTAATGATGCCGCTGAAAGACTGGATCGTAACGCGTCTGATTACATTGTACACGATGATGACCCAGGTGAGAAGTTCACTGAGCGTCGTGGTATGACGTTATCGATGAGGGTTCGTAAGGATATCTTGGAGCAGTGGAAGCCTAACAAGTACGCGCGTTCAGAAGAGGTTGACGGCCCTACGCTTGACAAGGGTGACGCGGTTCAGATGATGGTTGGCGTGCTGGAGGATCATTGGGATTACGTGATGCCAGCTGGCGATGTGAAGGATTGGAGACCACGATTGCACGTGTTTAACGAAGCGCGTGGGATTTACGAGCCACGTGGTGAGGAACAAGTACGTGGCTTGATGGAGCATTTAATGCAGTCTGAGTCAACGACTGCAATGGTTGACGAGGTTGTGAAGAAGCTGAAACGTCGGAACTTGGTTCGTGTGCGCCAATTGGAGCAGCGTGAACCTGGCCCATTCCGTATTGCAGTTGGGAATGGTGTTCTAGATCTTCGTACTGGTGAGTTAGATGATTACACAGCGGATGAGTACCACCGGGCGAGCATCGATGTTAATTATCATCCGACAGCTGAATGCGGTGAGATTGACGAGTTTATGCACGATGTTATGGAGGATGATGATGTGCCAACGATGTACCGTGCGATCGCTCATACTCTTCTTAAAGAGTACGTGAGTGCGAAAGCACTACTTCTGGTTGGTGAAGGTAAGAACGGGAAGTCGAGGTTGTTGGAATTGGTTGAAATGTTCATTGGTGAGCATAACGTCAGTGGACGTAGTTTGCAGGATCTGACTAGTGACCAGTACGCTGCCAGCGACCTTCAAGGAGCACTCGCGAATATAAATGGTGATATGAGTGAGCAGCAGGTTCGTAATACGAGTACGTTCAAGAAGCTCACTGGTGGTGACAGGATTACGGGTGATATCAAGTGGGAGAAACCTGTTAAATTCGAGAATCACGCGACTTTGATCTTCGCATCGAATGGTGTGCCTGAGATGCCTGATAACGATATGGCACTGTGGCGCAGGTGGATTTACATTAACTTCCCTTATAAGTTCGGGCCTGATGGTGACAAAGAGGCTGTTCCGCGGCGGAAATTGATGAGGCGTATTGCATCTGACGATCAGTTTGAGGGCTTGTTGGCGCGTTGTGTCGAGGAGATTGGTGAGTGGTGGGAATCCGGACGGGACTTCTTCCCTAACGTGGATACGCCAACTGAGGTGCGTGAAAGGATGCTGAAGGCGTCTGACCCAGTATACGCGTTCGCTTCTGACTGTCTGGATAGCGTGAACCCTGAGGATGTTGATGAGCTTTCAGATGCTATGGAGCGTACTGAGCGCGTTCGGAAGGCTTACAGTCTGTACGCGTCTGAAGAGAATTTGCCTAATATTAGTGCTGAGCGGTTCGGTAGTAAGATTAAGTCGTTATCTGATTACGCGGTTGAACGCCGGCGTACGACGGCTTTGAGTGATGGCCCGAATCGTGAACCTGCTTATACTGGAATCAGGTTGAATCAGCGTGGTCACGAGCTGGTGGAGTACGATGAAATGAATGAGGGTGATGTGAGGAATGCGAGTTTAAAGGATGAGTACGAGATCCCGGAGCGTATTGGTACTGCGCATCGTGATCAAGTGAAGCAGTACATTGAGGAGAATCCTGAGGCGACTGTTGAAGACGTTCGCGAAGACTTGTTCATCAGCAAAGCGGCAATTGATGAGTTGGAAGTGGTTGTTGATCGTTGGGGCGACGGTTGA
- a CDS encoding Sec-independent protein translocase subunit TatA/TatB, whose translation MFPVGPELLVIIAVVVLLFGANKLPKLARSIGQATGELRKGKQQAETELEEMRNDIHEEEPTED comes from the coding sequence ATGTTTCCAGTAGGCCCTGAATTGCTCGTAATCATAGCAGTCGTCGTACTCCTCTTCGGAGCGAACAAACTACCAAAACTCGCCCGCTCAATTGGCCAAGCAACTGGCGAACTCAGAAAAGGCAAACAGCAGGCAGAAACTGAACTCGAGGAAATGCGGAACGATATCCACGAGGAAGAACCGACGGAGGATTAA
- a CDS encoding S26 family signal peptidase, whose amino-acid sequence MKVYELLGAISLGGLVGVVALLFIDDIIAAGIWHTGLLVIDTTNTVIAVIVEPVVASLPVAHAIGTGSMGYTGGETIIHDTGYGEVSEEDIIVFDSPASDNGTVHRAHFYVEEDENWYQQTDPELVDGAEDCEELRNCPAPHDGWITAGDEMDRYDQAGEYEPVKSEWIDGRAVVVLPL is encoded by the coding sequence GTGAAGGTCTACGAACTCCTCGGCGCAATTTCACTCGGCGGTCTCGTAGGCGTCGTCGCACTACTCTTCATTGATGATATCATTGCGGCCGGAATCTGGCACACTGGCCTACTCGTCATCGACACCACGAATACAGTCATCGCGGTGATCGTAGAACCAGTCGTCGCATCACTACCAGTCGCACACGCAATCGGAACAGGATCAATGGGATACACTGGCGGGGAAACCATCATCCACGACACCGGATATGGCGAAGTTTCTGAAGAAGATATCATCGTGTTCGACTCGCCCGCCAGCGACAATGGAACGGTTCATCGTGCCCACTTCTACGTTGAGGAAGACGAAAACTGGTACCAACAGACGGATCCCGAACTGGTTGACGGTGCTGAAGACTGTGAGGAACTGCGGAATTGCCCCGCACCACACGACGGATGGATCACTGCTGGTGACGAGATGGACAGGTATGATCAAGCTGGAGAGTACGAGCCAGTGAAGTCAGAGTGGATTGACGGACGTGCAGTGGTAGTGCTACCCCTGTAG
- a CDS encoding type IV pilin, with protein sequence MVLQETNIDDERAVSPVIGVILMVAITVILAAVIGTFVLGLGDDVTESTAPTADFDFDYEDELTVTHAGGDAIPSSELEVQAPSEGEPVDFDVDSDADVSAGDTATVTAGDGDTVQVVWDADGADSSQVLAEYEVTE encoded by the coding sequence ATGGTATTGCAAGAAACTAACATAGATGATGAACGCGCTGTTTCACCGGTTATCGGTGTGATTTTGATGGTAGCTATCACTGTGATACTCGCCGCTGTTATCGGTACTTTCGTACTCGGTCTAGGGGACGACGTTACCGAGTCAACTGCACCGACAGCAGACTTCGACTTCGATTATGAGGATGAACTAACGGTAACACACGCTGGCGGTGACGCAATTCCGTCCAGTGAACTCGAAGTGCAGGCACCAAGTGAAGGTGAACCAGTAGACTTTGACGTTGACAGTGACGCGGATGTGTCTGCGGGTGATACTGCTACAGTTACTGCTGGTGATGGTGATACTGTTCAGGTGGTTTGGGATGCTGACGGTGCTGACTCCAGTCAAGTACTCGCTGAGTACGAGGTTACCGAGTAA
- a CDS encoding HalOD1 output domain-containing protein: MAATEDRRTSTAVVQLVARVDEVDPVELVPLYDAIDPETLDSICDPDSGFRSLSFRYAGWLVAVDARENGIEIELAEPASPDGATVDVPDAESSL, encoded by the coding sequence GTGGCCGCAACCGAGGATCGACGAACGAGTACTGCGGTCGTCCAGCTGGTCGCTCGGGTCGACGAGGTCGATCCCGTCGAACTCGTGCCGCTTTACGACGCGATCGACCCCGAAACGCTGGATTCGATCTGTGATCCCGACTCCGGGTTTCGGTCCCTGTCTTTCCGGTATGCCGGCTGGCTTGTGGCCGTCGACGCCCGCGAGAACGGGATCGAGATCGAGCTCGCCGAGCCCGCCTCCCCGGACGGTGCGACCGTCGACGTCCCCGACGCCGAGTCCTCGCTGTAG
- the gnd gene encoding phosphogluconate dehydrogenase (NAD(+)-dependent, decarboxylating) — protein sequence MQLGVIGLGRMGQIVVERVLGVGHNVVAFDLDPEAVATAADAGAEPADSVSDLADRLGEEKRIWLMVPAGEAVDATLEDLDPHLESEDVVVDGGNSYFEDSVRRAEACSAAYLDCGTSGGPAGAELGFSLMIGGPEWAYDELTPVFDAVATGPDGHERMGAAGSGHYVKMVHNGVEYALMQAYGEGFELLHEGRYDLDLEDVASVWNNGAVIRSWLLELCEEAFREEGSDLGTVADRVEGGSTGTWTVQEALAQEVPLPLIYTALSERFGSRADDGRFSRRLASRLRYGFGRHDVPRRE from the coding sequence GTGCAACTGGGCGTTATCGGACTCGGACGGATGGGACAGATCGTCGTCGAGCGGGTGCTCGGGGTGGGCCACAACGTCGTTGCCTTCGACCTCGACCCCGAAGCCGTCGCCACCGCAGCCGACGCGGGCGCGGAGCCGGCCGACTCGGTGTCGGATCTGGCGGACCGGCTCGGCGAGGAAAAGCGGATCTGGCTGATGGTTCCCGCAGGCGAGGCCGTCGACGCGACCCTCGAGGATCTCGACCCCCACCTCGAGAGCGAGGACGTCGTCGTCGACGGCGGCAACTCCTACTTCGAGGACTCCGTGCGCCGCGCGGAGGCCTGCTCGGCGGCGTATCTCGACTGCGGTACTTCGGGCGGTCCTGCGGGTGCCGAACTCGGCTTCTCGCTGATGATCGGCGGCCCCGAGTGGGCCTACGACGAACTCACGCCCGTCTTCGACGCCGTCGCGACCGGGCCCGACGGCCACGAGCGGATGGGGGCTGCGGGGTCGGGCCACTACGTCAAGATGGTCCACAACGGCGTCGAGTACGCGCTGATGCAGGCCTACGGTGAGGGGTTCGAGCTGCTCCACGAGGGGCGGTACGATCTGGACCTCGAGGACGTGGCCTCGGTCTGGAACAACGGCGCGGTAATCCGCTCGTGGCTGCTCGAGCTCTGCGAGGAGGCGTTCCGCGAGGAGGGCTCCGACCTGGGAACCGTCGCGGACCGCGTCGAGGGCGGCTCGACGGGCACCTGGACGGTTCAGGAGGCCCTCGCACAGGAGGTGCCGCTACCGCTGATCTACACCGCGCTCTCCGAACGGTTCGGGTCGCGGGCCGACGACGGCCGCTTCTCCCGACGGCTGGCGAGCCGGCTGCGGTACGGGTTCGGTCGCCACGACGTTCCCCGACGGGAGTAA
- a CDS encoding VOC family protein, with translation MTESEPERPSLVGINHVALVVGDIDDALEFYEDLFAFELRSRSDSKAFLDMGDQFVALAESGDTARDDKRHFGLVVEDADAAERRLEACGVDRLDVPGLEFHDPWGNRVQLVEYAEIQFTKADHVLAGMGLDGLEKTDEAIAELEEKGLR, from the coding sequence ATGACCGAATCCGAACCCGAACGACCGTCGCTCGTCGGCATCAACCACGTCGCGCTGGTGGTCGGCGATATCGACGACGCGCTCGAGTTCTACGAGGACCTGTTCGCGTTCGAACTCCGGAGCCGATCCGACTCGAAGGCCTTCCTCGATATGGGCGATCAGTTCGTCGCGCTCGCAGAGAGCGGTGACACCGCCCGCGACGACAAGCGCCACTTCGGGCTCGTCGTCGAGGACGCCGACGCGGCCGAGCGACGCCTCGAGGCGTGTGGCGTCGACCGACTCGACGTTCCTGGCCTCGAGTTCCACGACCCGTGGGGGAACCGAGTCCAGCTCGTCGAGTACGCGGAGATCCAGTTCACGAAAGCCGACCACGTCCTCGCGGGGATGGGACTGGACGGACTCGAGAAGACCGACGAGGCGATCGCGGAGCTCGAGGAGAAGGGGCTCCGGTGA
- a CDS encoding deoxyuridine 5'-triphosphate nucleotidohydrolase: MFRSGAFVAEYVSPTADDQIQPNGVDLTLDVVFEQLEPGRIGRDGKQIGDRVARPLEELEQKAPDTYYLPEGAYVARYGERIQIPEGHVGFVYPRSSLMRNSCMLNTAVWDAGYEGRGEGLLQVHHDVEIARGARIAQLVLAEADHEDAYDGSYQGENLD, from the coding sequence ATGTTCCGCTCCGGCGCCTTCGTCGCGGAGTACGTCTCCCCGACGGCCGACGACCAGATCCAGCCCAACGGCGTCGATCTCACGCTCGATGTCGTCTTCGAACAGCTCGAGCCCGGCCGGATCGGCCGGGACGGCAAACAGATCGGCGACCGCGTCGCCCGCCCGCTCGAGGAGTTAGAGCAGAAGGCTCCCGACACCTACTACCTGCCGGAGGGTGCCTACGTCGCCCGCTACGGCGAGCGCATCCAGATCCCTGAGGGCCACGTCGGGTTCGTCTACCCGCGCTCGTCGCTGATGCGCAACTCCTGTATGTTAAACACCGCCGTCTGGGACGCCGGCTACGAGGGACGGGGCGAAGGACTGCTGCAGGTCCACCACGACGTCGAGATCGCCCGCGGCGCCCGCATCGCCCAGCTCGTCCTCGCCGAGGCCGACCACGAGGACGCCTACGACGGCAGCTACCAGGGAGAGAATCTCGACTGA
- a CDS encoding aconitate hydratase, translating to MGQTLTEKILDDHLVEGELETGEEIGIEIDQVLTQDTTGTMVWLQFEAMGLDEVQTEIAAQYCDHQTYQFDFKNTDDHRFLRSAAGKYGAHFSRPGNGICHNVHRENFAAPGKTLLGSDSHTPTPGGLGELAIGAGGIDVTVAMGGAPYYIEMPEIVNVRLEGELPEWATAKDVILELLRRLSVKGGVGKILEYTGPGVETLTAPERMTITNMGTELGATTSIFPTDEQTEDYLERVGRGDEYVELQPDEDAEYDDEIVVDLSDLEPLIAKPSMPDNVVPVSEVEGEDVDQVIVGSCTNGGYEDILPVAKMLEDRQTSLETETIVAPGSKQASEMLAREGWVAEMMAAGVNFSEATCGACIGIGHVPASDSVSLRTFNRNFEGRSGIEDDNVYLCSPEVAAAAALEGEITDPRNLDDVEAPGVELPDEYDGSKTDLIAPDEAVDDELIKGPNIGDVPIRDELGSDIEGEALLKMEDNITTDHIIPATQDILMYRSNVPKLSEFTLSRVDDTFADRALEADGGFLVAGENYGQGSSREHAALCPMYLGIEGVLAQSFARIHRANLFNFGIVPLTIDEDTYESIDQGDEIEIVDDVYEAVTSGQEEFTVRVNDEEYTATLDASERERSILAAGGKLSWTRDQAEDGGAATADD from the coding sequence ATGGGACAGACTCTCACCGAAAAGATTCTCGACGACCACCTCGTCGAAGGCGAGCTCGAGACCGGCGAGGAGATCGGGATCGAGATCGACCAGGTACTTACTCAGGACACGACCGGAACGATGGTCTGGCTGCAGTTCGAGGCGATGGGACTGGACGAAGTCCAGACCGAGATCGCCGCCCAGTACTGCGACCACCAGACCTACCAGTTTGACTTTAAGAACACCGACGACCACCGTTTCCTGCGCTCTGCGGCCGGCAAGTACGGGGCCCACTTCTCTCGTCCCGGTAACGGTATCTGCCACAACGTCCACCGCGAGAACTTCGCCGCGCCCGGCAAGACGCTGCTCGGCTCGGACTCCCACACGCCGACCCCCGGCGGTCTCGGCGAACTCGCCATCGGTGCCGGCGGGATCGACGTCACCGTCGCGATGGGCGGTGCTCCCTACTACATCGAGATGCCCGAGATCGTCAACGTCCGTCTCGAGGGCGAGCTCCCCGAGTGGGCCACCGCGAAAGACGTCATCCTCGAGCTGCTCCGTCGCCTGAGCGTCAAGGGCGGCGTCGGCAAGATTCTCGAGTACACCGGCCCCGGCGTCGAGACGCTCACCGCCCCCGAGCGGATGACGATCACCAACATGGGGACTGAACTCGGTGCGACGACGTCGATCTTCCCGACCGACGAGCAGACCGAGGACTACCTCGAGCGCGTCGGCCGCGGCGACGAGTACGTCGAGCTCCAGCCCGACGAGGACGCCGAGTACGACGACGAGATCGTCGTCGACCTCTCGGACCTCGAGCCGCTGATCGCCAAGCCCTCGATGCCGGACAACGTCGTTCCGGTCAGCGAGGTCGAAGGCGAGGACGTCGACCAGGTCATCGTCGGCTCCTGTACGAACGGCGGCTACGAGGACATCCTCCCCGTCGCGAAGATGCTCGAGGACCGCCAGACCTCCCTGGAGACCGAGACGATCGTTGCGCCCGGCTCCAAGCAGGCCTCCGAGATGCTCGCCCGCGAGGGGTGGGTCGCGGAGATGATGGCCGCCGGCGTCAACTTCTCCGAGGCGACCTGTGGGGCCTGTATCGGGATCGGCCACGTTCCGGCCTCCGATTCGGTCTCGCTGCGGACCTTCAACCGCAACTTCGAGGGTCGCTCGGGTATCGAGGACGACAACGTCTACCTCTGCTCGCCGGAGGTCGCCGCCGCCGCGGCGCTCGAGGGCGAGATCACCGACCCGCGCAACCTCGACGACGTCGAGGCGCCCGGCGTCGAGCTCCCCGACGAGTACGACGGCTCGAAGACGGACCTCATCGCCCCCGACGAGGCCGTCGACGACGAACTCATCAAGGGCCCCAACATCGGCGACGTCCCGATCCGCGACGAACTCGGCTCGGACATCGAGGGCGAGGCGCTGCTGAAGATGGAGGACAACATCACGACCGACCACATCATCCCCGCGACCCAGGACATCCTGATGTACCGGTCGAACGTCCCCAAGCTCAGCGAGTTCACGCTCTCGCGTGTCGACGACACCTTCGCCGACCGCGCGCTCGAGGCCGACGGCGGCTTCCTCGTCGCCGGCGAGAACTACGGCCAGGGTTCCTCGCGAGAACACGCCGCGCTCTGCCCGATGTACCTGGGCATCGAGGGCGTCCTCGCACAGAGCTTCGCCCGGATCCACCGTGCGAACCTCTTTAACTTCGGTATCGTCCCGCTGACGATCGACGAGGACACCTACGAGTCGATCGACCAGGGCGACGAGATCGAGATCGTCGACGACGTCTACGAGGCCGTCACGAGCGGTCAGGAAGAGTTCACCGTCCGCGTCAACGACGAGGAGTACACCGCGACGCTCGACGCCTCCGAGCGCGAGCGCTCGATCCTCGCGGCCGGCGGCAAGCTCTCCTGGACCCGCGACCAGGCCGAGGACGGCGGCGCCGCGACCGCTGACGACTGA
- a CDS encoding metal-dependent hydrolase: MWPWGHLGVAYLLYSLYARGRFGRPPRPEPALAVLVGSQFADLIDKPLAWWVGLLPSGRSLAHSLLFAAVLLAVVYAAGFALGRVETATAFIIAHLSHLLADVPPRAFLGYPFETEFLLWPLLEQPTFRYGERLFEPPAVVELVVGPFTNPAVFVLFEWVLFGVAIALWYVDGCPGLEYVRDRIPA; the protein is encoded by the coding sequence ATGTGGCCCTGGGGACATCTCGGCGTCGCCTACCTCCTGTACTCGCTGTACGCCCGCGGTCGGTTCGGACGGCCACCTCGGCCCGAACCGGCGCTTGCGGTTCTGGTCGGCTCACAGTTCGCCGACCTGATCGACAAGCCGCTGGCGTGGTGGGTCGGACTCCTTCCCAGCGGCCGCTCGCTCGCTCACTCGCTACTGTTTGCCGCAGTGTTGCTCGCCGTCGTCTACGCTGCTGGGTTCGCGCTCGGCCGCGTCGAGACCGCGACGGCGTTTATTATCGCACACCTCTCACACCTGCTGGCGGACGTCCCGCCGCGGGCGTTTCTGGGCTACCCCTTCGAGACCGAGTTCCTCCTCTGGCCGCTGCTCGAGCAGCCGACGTTCCGGTACGGCGAGCGGCTGTTCGAACCGCCCGCAGTCGTCGAGCTGGTCGTCGGCCCGTTCACGAACCCCGCGGTCTTTGTCCTGTTCGAGTGGGTCCTGTTCGGCGTGGCGATCGCGCTGTGGTACGTCGACGGCTGTCCCGGGCTCGAATACGTTCGCGATCGGATTCCGGCCTGA
- a CDS encoding LLM class oxidoreductase — MPSDHANAGYRRLFDREGLTFGAGFPLTGTNRSTPDPTTEIELATLAEELGFDGLWARDVPTFWPKFGDAGQTFDTWPWLSHVAAHTDEIALGTSSVVLPLRHPLHVAKSAATVDRLSDGRLVMGVASGDRDPEYSAFGIDRGSRGELFREDVDTLRTVWTEDYPTLEGRWGRLDGELDVVPKPVAGTIPLLPTGNSRQADEWIAEHGDGWLFYHLPESTLESYIAQWCETAGDKPFAIAVRVELAEDPTAEPEPLHLGYRAGVEWYRDYFRRLEEYGLDHAIIGLQNEDRERAFERFADEILDEL, encoded by the coding sequence ATGCCCTCCGATCACGCGAACGCGGGTTACCGACGGCTGTTCGACCGCGAGGGATTGACCTTCGGCGCGGGCTTTCCCCTGACCGGAACGAACCGGTCGACGCCCGATCCCACGACCGAAATCGAACTCGCGACCCTCGCTGAGGAGCTGGGATTCGACGGCCTCTGGGCACGGGACGTCCCCACGTTCTGGCCGAAGTTCGGCGACGCGGGCCAGACGTTCGACACCTGGCCGTGGCTCTCCCACGTCGCGGCCCACACCGACGAAATCGCGCTGGGTACCTCGAGCGTCGTCCTCCCGCTTCGCCACCCGCTGCACGTCGCGAAGTCGGCCGCGACGGTCGATCGCCTCTCGGACGGTCGGCTCGTGATGGGGGTCGCCTCCGGGGACCGGGATCCGGAGTACTCGGCCTTCGGGATCGACCGCGGGAGTCGAGGCGAACTGTTCCGCGAGGACGTCGACACCCTCCGAACCGTCTGGACAGAGGACTATCCCACCCTCGAGGGCCGGTGGGGTCGCCTCGATGGCGAGCTCGACGTCGTCCCGAAACCAGTCGCGGGGACGATCCCCCTGCTGCCGACCGGAAACTCCCGGCAGGCAGACGAGTGGATCGCCGAGCACGGCGACGGCTGGCTGTTCTATCATCTGCCGGAGTCGACCCTGGAGAGTTACATCGCACAGTGGTGCGAAACCGCAGGCGACAAACCGTTCGCGATCGCGGTCCGGGTCGAGCTCGCCGAGGACCCGACCGCCGAGCCCGAACCCCTGCATCTGGGCTACCGGGCCGGCGTCGAGTGGTACCGCGACTACTTCCGCCGGCTCGAGGAGTACGGCCTCGATCACGCGATTATCGGGCTGCAAAACGAGGACCGCGAGCGGGCGTTCGAGCGGTTCGCAGACGAGATCCTCGACGAGCTATGA